In Bradyrhizobium sp. G127, one genomic interval encodes:
- a CDS encoding thymidine phosphorylase family protein, with product MTAFEPNNAVAQPMLRAKRLGLHTQHQAVVIMRTDCHVCRSEGLTARSQILVSTGNRQVQATLFQVEGDGLVGHDEIALSETAWIILGIVNGEAVKVTHAPAIESLASVRRRIYGNRLDASAFGAIVNDVVAGRYTDVHLAAFLTAGAALPLDEEETADLTSAMVEVGDRMHWDAPIVIDKHCIGGLPGNRTTPIIVAIVAAHGLIMPKTSSRAITSPAGTADTMETLAPVDLDIATLRRVVETEGGCIAWGGAVHLSPADDIFLRVERELDIDTEGQLIASVLSKKISAGSTHVVIDIPVGATAKVRSEESADHLAKRIGIVAARFGLTATCLQTDGSQPVGRGIGPALEALDILAVLQNAHDAPDDLRRRAAALAGAALEIGRKAEKGEGTRLALKTLAEGLAWTKFKAICEAQGGMRTPPTASNVHPLVAPHAGRIVHIDNRKLARLAKLAGAPEAKAAGVRMDVRLGHEIDKGQPMLHVHAETHGELAYALEYAARSGDIIKVEP from the coding sequence ATGACCGCCTTCGAACCGAACAACGCAGTCGCACAGCCAATGCTCCGCGCCAAACGTCTCGGCCTCCACACCCAGCATCAGGCAGTGGTCATCATGCGCACAGACTGCCATGTCTGCCGGTCGGAGGGCCTTACCGCAAGATCGCAGATCCTCGTTTCGACCGGCAACCGACAAGTACAGGCAACCCTCTTCCAGGTTGAGGGCGACGGATTAGTCGGGCATGACGAGATTGCGCTTTCGGAGACCGCCTGGATAATCCTCGGCATTGTTAACGGCGAGGCCGTGAAAGTAACACACGCCCCTGCGATCGAATCGCTGGCAAGCGTCCGCCGGCGCATCTACGGTAACCGCCTCGACGCCTCCGCGTTTGGGGCGATCGTCAACGACGTCGTAGCGGGCCGATACACCGACGTGCATCTTGCCGCTTTCCTGACAGCGGGGGCTGCCCTGCCTTTGGATGAGGAGGAAACCGCCGACCTGACTAGCGCGATGGTCGAGGTCGGCGATCGCATGCACTGGGATGCTCCGATTGTCATCGACAAGCACTGTATCGGCGGCCTGCCGGGCAATCGCACCACGCCGATAATCGTCGCCATCGTTGCAGCGCACGGCCTTATCATGCCCAAGACCTCCTCGCGCGCGATAACCTCGCCGGCGGGCACGGCCGACACGATGGAGACGCTTGCGCCAGTCGACCTCGATATTGCGACGCTCAGGCGTGTCGTGGAGACCGAGGGTGGCTGCATCGCCTGGGGCGGCGCGGTGCATCTCAGTCCTGCCGACGACATCTTTCTGCGCGTCGAGCGTGAACTCGATATCGATACCGAAGGCCAACTTATCGCCTCCGTGCTGTCGAAGAAAATTTCCGCTGGCTCGACCCATGTGGTGATCGACATTCCTGTCGGTGCGACCGCAAAGGTCCGCAGCGAAGAGAGCGCCGATCACCTTGCTAAGCGTATTGGCATAGTCGCAGCACGCTTCGGCCTCACCGCGACATGTCTCCAGACCGACGGGTCGCAGCCCGTCGGCCGGGGTATCGGGCCGGCCCTTGAGGCTCTCGACATCCTGGCTGTCCTTCAAAATGCACACGATGCACCGGACGACCTTAGGAGGCGCGCCGCGGCGCTTGCGGGCGCAGCGCTCGAAATCGGCAGAAAAGCCGAAAAGGGCGAAGGGACTCGGCTCGCGCTCAAAACGCTTGCCGAAGGTTTAGCCTGGACGAAATTTAAGGCCATCTGCGAGGCGCAGGGTGGCATGCGCACACCCCCGACCGCCTCCAACGTTCACCCGCTTGTGGCGCCGCATGCAGGACGTATTGTCCATATCGACAACCGAAAGCTCGCCCGACTTGCCAAACTCGCCGGAGCCCCCGAGGCCAAGGCTGCCGGCGTTCGCATGGACGTGCGGCTGGGCCACGAAATTGATAAGGGCCAGCCAATGCTTCATGTCCATGCCGAGACGCACGGCGAACTCGCTTATGCTCTCGAATACGCTGCCCGGTCCGGTGATATCATCAAGGTCGAACCATGA
- a CDS encoding RNA polymerase sigma factor yields MNRNRGSDDPQPKDDAEGQEAAKPADAAVRRALVEAREEFLAFLRRRLGSRDEAEELLHRFSLRAIERAWQLRDVRTVRGWLGRILATTLVDHQRRVTRRRRLEIDMERIDVENLAIEPDREADEAVCNCLHKLLPTLKAEYADVIWRSDILGEPRDRIAASLGTTLNNIAVRLYRGRQSLRKRLEEMCLTCPVHGFLNCHCDEAERVRQLSRRVADDTKTPSEDG; encoded by the coding sequence ATGAACAGAAATCGCGGGTCCGATGACCCGCAGCCTAAAGATGATGCGGAAGGACAGGAGGCCGCGAAACCAGCGGACGCCGCTGTACGACGCGCGCTTGTCGAGGCGCGTGAGGAGTTTCTTGCTTTTTTGCGACGCCGATTGGGCAGTCGGGACGAGGCCGAAGAACTCCTACATCGCTTCTCGCTCCGGGCGATTGAACGCGCATGGCAGCTGCGAGACGTGCGTACAGTCCGCGGATGGCTTGGGCGCATATTGGCGACCACCCTCGTCGATCATCAGCGCCGTGTCACAAGACGTCGCCGCCTGGAGATCGACATGGAGCGTATTGATGTCGAGAATTTGGCGATCGAGCCAGATCGAGAAGCCGACGAAGCCGTCTGCAACTGCCTTCATAAACTGCTACCGACGCTCAAGGCAGAATATGCCGATGTCATTTGGCGCTCGGACATTCTTGGCGAGCCCCGTGATCGAATTGCTGCCAGCCTTGGTACGACGCTCAACAACATCGCGGTCCGACTTTACAGAGGAAGACAATCGCTCCGGAAGAGGCTTGAGGAGATGTGCCTGACCTGTCCGGTTCACGGATTCCTCAACTGTCATTGCGACGAGGCCGAGCGCGTTCGCCAACTGTCACGACGCGTCGCTGATGATACCAAGACTCCGTCTGAAGACGGGTGA
- a CDS encoding MgtC/SapB family protein, which yields MDSLIPRLGLALAIGLLVGLERGWRERETPDGGRTAGIRTYSIAGLLGGIVAALAVSLNAPSVLIGGFLGFTAVFAWYNVRESAHDQNYSVTGVVAGLGVFALGALAVVGDHRAAAAAGTALTAVLASRDLLHGLLKRISWIELRSALVLAVMTAIILPLLPNRAIDPWGGFNPQQVWFFAMLTAAISFLGYIAVRAFGTTRGVLVSGLAGAVISSTAVTLALARSAKTAANQWPLAGAAALAATVSLIRVTAIVAIVAPPVLGVVGLAILAAIGGFTLCGILFMSRHAMSGEATQLPRNPFELGPLALFAGLFAVVSTVSAAFSVGSSLGMVATSAVSGMFDVDVAVLSALRLLRQPATVEAVGHAVLLSLTTNALGRLSLAIVAGPVRFWLPLAGATAMAGVLGFVAFVTLPHFEWLSMSAVPGN from the coding sequence GTGGATTCCCTGATCCCTCGACTTGGCCTGGCTCTGGCGATTGGATTACTTGTTGGGCTCGAGCGCGGCTGGCGCGAGAGGGAAACCCCCGACGGTGGCCGCACTGCCGGCATCCGAACGTACAGCATCGCGGGATTGCTCGGTGGTATCGTCGCGGCGCTTGCCGTCAGTCTGAATGCGCCCTCCGTGCTGATCGGAGGCTTCCTTGGCTTTACCGCCGTATTCGCGTGGTACAATGTGCGTGAATCCGCTCATGATCAGAACTACAGCGTAACCGGCGTTGTCGCCGGGCTTGGCGTGTTCGCACTGGGTGCTCTCGCCGTCGTCGGGGACCATCGCGCTGCCGCCGCCGCCGGGACAGCACTCACTGCCGTTCTCGCCAGTCGTGATCTTCTGCACGGACTTCTCAAACGAATTTCCTGGATCGAGCTTCGTTCTGCGCTGGTGCTTGCCGTGATGACGGCAATCATCCTCCCGCTGCTGCCCAACCGCGCCATCGATCCCTGGGGCGGCTTCAATCCTCAGCAGGTCTGGTTCTTCGCCATGTTGACGGCCGCCATTTCTTTCCTTGGATATATTGCCGTTCGGGCGTTCGGTACGACTCGAGGAGTCTTGGTGAGCGGTCTCGCGGGAGCGGTCATCTCGTCCACCGCAGTGACGTTGGCCTTGGCACGAAGCGCCAAGACCGCCGCAAATCAATGGCCGCTGGCGGGGGCGGCTGCCCTAGCTGCAACCGTATCCCTGATTCGGGTGACCGCGATTGTTGCAATCGTCGCGCCGCCCGTACTGGGCGTTGTGGGCTTGGCCATTCTGGCGGCGATTGGTGGCTTTACGCTCTGCGGCATTCTCTTCATGTCGCGCCATGCGATGTCGGGCGAAGCTACGCAATTGCCGCGTAACCCCTTCGAACTGGGTCCGCTCGCCCTCTTCGCGGGGCTGTTTGCAGTTGTCTCCACGGTGAGCGCCGCCTTCTCGGTCGGAAGCAGCCTTGGAATGGTAGCGACTTCCGCCGTCTCGGGTATGTTCGATGTCGACGTTGCAGTGCTCAGCGCGCTGCGACTCCTCAGGCAACCGGCGACCGTAGAGGCCGTCGGGCATGCAGTGCTTCTTTCGCTCACGACGAACGCATTGGGCCGGTTGTCGCTTGCCATCGTCGCCGGGCCGGTTCGCTTCTGGCTGCCGTTGGCCGGGGCCACGGCTATGGCCGGTGTCCTCGGTTTTGTGGCCTTTGTTACGTTACCGCACTTCGAATGGCTGAGTATGTCCGCTGTTCCGGGAAACTGA
- a CDS encoding acetyl-CoA C-acetyltransferase, with translation MTPANIVICSPVRTAIGTYGGTLKDIAAPDLGAVVIREVLSRAKIADVAIDAVVMGQVVQAGAKMNPARQAAIKAGVSVNVPAMTINRVCGSGAQAIATAAQEIMLGLAQSAIAGGMENMDQSPYLMAGGRWGYHMGDGQIYDSMLRDGLNDAFSDHHSGLVTEYLVDKFQVTREAQDRWAERTQRRFGAAQLAGKFKAEIAPIEIPGRKGSTIFEKDEHNRPDATLESLAKLKPAFRKVGTITPGNAPGLNGGAAGMIVADVRWAEKHSLTPMARLVAFGVGAVEPSLFGLGPVPAVRQALDRAGWKLGDVERAEINEAFAAIVLAVIGELGLPEDIVNVEGGAIAHGHPIGATGAVLTTRLLHATHRDGIRRGLVTLCIGGGQGVALALEAVN, from the coding sequence ATGACTCCAGCGAACATTGTGATTTGTTCCCCGGTGCGGACTGCCATAGGCACTTATGGTGGAACGCTAAAAGATATAGCGGCACCCGATCTTGGGGCCGTGGTTATCAGGGAAGTCTTGTCCCGCGCGAAGATCGCAGATGTTGCGATCGACGCCGTGGTGATGGGTCAGGTCGTCCAGGCTGGTGCCAAGATGAATCCGGCACGGCAGGCGGCGATTAAGGCCGGGGTTTCCGTCAATGTTCCGGCCATGACAATCAACCGCGTGTGTGGTTCGGGCGCGCAGGCAATCGCGACCGCCGCCCAGGAGATCATGCTTGGCCTTGCGCAAAGCGCTATCGCCGGTGGCATGGAGAATATGGACCAATCTCCTTATCTAATGGCCGGCGGTCGATGGGGCTACCATATGGGTGACGGCCAGATCTACGACAGCATGCTGCGCGATGGCCTCAATGACGCATTTTCCGACCACCACTCGGGCTTGGTGACCGAATATCTCGTCGACAAATTTCAAGTGACGCGCGAGGCGCAGGACCGCTGGGCGGAGCGGACGCAGCGGCGCTTTGGCGCGGCGCAGTTGGCTGGCAAGTTCAAAGCCGAGATTGCGCCGATCGAAATCCCCGGCCGCAAGGGATCGACCATCTTCGAGAAGGACGAGCACAACCGCCCGGACGCTACGCTGGAGTCGCTTGCCAAGTTGAAGCCAGCTTTTCGCAAGGTTGGGACAATCACCCCCGGCAATGCACCGGGCCTTAACGGCGGCGCTGCGGGCATGATCGTTGCGGATGTGCGCTGGGCCGAGAAGCACAGTCTGACGCCAATGGCTCGCCTCGTTGCATTTGGGGTCGGTGCGGTCGAACCTAGTCTCTTCGGCCTCGGACCTGTTCCAGCGGTTCGGCAGGCCTTGGATCGCGCCGGCTGGAAGCTCGGAGACGTCGAACGCGCCGAGATCAACGAGGCCTTCGCGGCTATTGTGTTGGCCGTCATTGGAGAACTCGGACTTCCAGAAGATATCGTGAATGTCGAGGGCGGCGCTATCGCACATGGCCATCCGATTGGCGCAACGGGAGCTGTCCTGACGACTCGGCTGCTTCACGCCACGCACAGGGACGGTATCCGCCGAGGTTTGGTCACGCTCTGCATCGGGGGTGGTCAAGGTGTTGCACTGGCACTTGAAGCCGTGAACTGA
- a CDS encoding MBL fold metallo-hydrolase: protein MLTLTSLGGAGTVTGSKHLLSHGGKRILIDCGLFQGLKNLRDLNWVPLPIEPSSIDAIVLTHAHLDHSGYLPKLIRDGFRGRIFATDATRDVAEMILNDSGYLQEKDAEYANRKGFSKHKPALPLYGIHDAERTVEFFSPVPFGKTIQLPGGAALTFRHAGHILGAATADIEWAGRRIAFSGDLGRYSDPVMLDPEPILEADYIVIESTYGNRVHEPGDSTELLGAVIERTVQRGGTVVIPAFAVGRAQSLLYHLWKLKTAGRLSNIPIYLDSPMAINATDLLHAHRADHRLTPDVCGAICGIATYTRDVEASKAITASRYPKVVISASGMATGGRVLHHLKTFAPDQRNTILFSGFQAAGTRGRAMLQGAQEIRIYGEWIPVRAEVDDLTTLSAHADANELMRWLSGFRHSPSHVFIVHGEPEAAEALRIRIDKDLGWNATVPRQDQAFDL from the coding sequence ATGCTCACACTCACTTCACTTGGCGGTGCGGGAACCGTCACCGGCTCGAAACATCTACTTTCTCACGGCGGAAAGCGCATTCTGATCGACTGCGGCCTATTCCAGGGCCTGAAGAATTTGCGTGACCTGAACTGGGTGCCATTGCCGATCGAGCCGTCCAGCATTGACGCGATCGTGCTGACCCACGCCCATCTCGACCATTCCGGCTATCTGCCCAAGCTTATACGCGATGGCTTTCGAGGCCGCATCTTCGCAACCGACGCCACGCGCGATGTGGCCGAGATGATCCTCAATGACAGCGGCTATCTTCAGGAGAAGGATGCCGAATACGCTAACCGCAAGGGATTCTCGAAGCACAAGCCCGCCTTGCCGCTCTACGGCATTCACGACGCCGAACGTACGGTTGAGTTCTTTTCGCCCGTCCCCTTCGGTAAGACCATTCAGCTTCCGGGTGGCGCGGCGCTGACATTCCGTCATGCCGGGCACATCCTGGGCGCCGCAACCGCCGACATCGAATGGGCTGGCCGCCGCATTGCTTTCTCCGGCGATCTCGGACGCTATAGCGATCCGGTGATGCTCGATCCCGAGCCGATCCTGGAAGCTGACTACATTGTCATCGAATCTACCTATGGCAACCGCGTCCATGAGCCGGGCGACAGCACAGAGCTTCTCGGCGCCGTCATCGAGCGGACGGTTCAGCGCGGCGGCACCGTCGTGATCCCGGCCTTCGCCGTCGGACGCGCGCAATCGCTGCTCTATCATTTATGGAAGTTGAAGACCGCCGGCAGACTTTCGAATATTCCGATCTATCTCGACAGCCCCATGGCGATCAACGCGACCGACTTGCTTCACGCGCACCGTGCTGATCATCGCCTCACACCGGACGTCTGCGGCGCGATCTGCGGAATTGCAACTTACACAAGAGATGTCGAAGCTTCCAAAGCGATCACCGCCAGCCGCTATCCCAAGGTGGTGATCTCCGCGAGCGGTATGGCGACCGGCGGACGCGTGCTCCATCATTTGAAGACATTCGCACCTGATCAGAGAAACACGATCCTGTTCTCCGGTTTCCAGGCCGCCGGGACGCGAGGGCGAGCGATGTTGCAGGGTGCTCAGGAGATCAGGATTTACGGCGAATGGATTCCCGTTCGTGCGGAGGTCGACGATTTAACGACGCTCTCGGCTCATGCGGACGCCAACGAACTGATGCGCTGGCTCTCAGGCTTCCGTCACAGCCCCTCGCATGTCTTCATCGTGCATGGCGAGCCCGAAGCAGCTGAGGCGCTGCGCATTCGCATCGACAAGGATCTCGGATGGAACGCGACCGTTCCCCGTCAGGATCAGGCGTTCGATCTATGA
- a CDS encoding CusA/CzcA family heavy metal efflux RND transporter, whose translation MTRRLLHWTTGHFVAVVAIALMVTGLGIWSFLRLQVDAIPDITGVQVQINTTVPAFAPEEIERLVTLPIERTMAGQPGLSEMRSLTKTGLSQVTLIYEDGTDQFRARQFVTERLATVSSMLPAGSVPQLAPITTGLGEIWYYTLEWAQPPAGMDEQRQLMELYEAQEYTIKPMLRAIQGVADVNSNGGLERQFVIEPDLRRLVEAGVTASELAQAIGANVENAGGGTITAGGQRFTLRTEARVTDEEMIRALPVKFAGGARPLTVADLATVTIGSAPRAGAATANGKETVLGTVMMLVGQNSREVARRVDAQLPNLRAALPKGTILQVQYDRSELVDRTIATVERNLGEGALLVALVLLVVMGNWRAALIVASVIPLAFLMMITGMNRFGISGNLMSLGALDFGLVVDGAIVVVENSLRLMSEAGVAKGRRLTAGERRAIVIEATSSVARPVFFGIAIVALVYVPVLSLGGVEGKLFQPMAEAVMLALGSALIVTFTLVPVLCAWLLRGEKIRPQRHFPDGDNGVESGAGRGFAGFVARGYIPLLDVALRHPAVLLCLAAGLLGGTAILFQTLGAQFTPRLDEGSITAMVYKPVGMSLDRSLSIERNTEQEILRRFPQVTHTFSRIGTSAVATDPMPPNENDLYIFYKPLDQWPKDPGTPRDKAELVMAIEKAATALAPEQSFLFAQPIEMRFNEMLEGTRADLSVKIFGNDYDVLEQLAAQARDELRDLPGTANVQFETADRTRSRVVEMDRGALVRLGLGTAEVNRAIASAIAGDEIGFISEGEHRHAIVVRLPESARADSASIMALPLRVGATGLVPLERVARLQELRTVEPILHDNAKRRAALMVNLNTSDVEGYVTAARARLDSKLKLPESYRIEFGGQFRQLEAARARLMIVVPATLVMIFALVYSAVGSVRQAAIIYTGIPFAITGGILALWLHGMPFSITAAIGFIALSGIAMLNGLVLVDHINALRKTLPLADAVRQAAIDRLRPVLSTALVAGIGFMPMALATGAGAEVQRPLATVVIGGIITSTVLTLLLLPAIYRWAERRSIGALN comes from the coding sequence ATGACGCGCCGCCTGCTGCACTGGACAACCGGTCATTTCGTCGCTGTGGTGGCGATTGCGCTAATGGTCACCGGCCTCGGAATCTGGTCGTTCCTGCGATTGCAGGTCGACGCCATTCCCGACATTACCGGGGTCCAAGTCCAGATCAATACGACGGTCCCCGCTTTCGCGCCGGAGGAAATCGAGCGCCTCGTTACTCTGCCCATCGAGCGCACCATGGCTGGCCAACCCGGGCTCAGCGAAATGCGCTCGCTGACCAAAACCGGACTGTCGCAGGTCACGCTCATCTACGAGGACGGGACCGATCAGTTTCGCGCTCGTCAGTTCGTCACGGAAAGGCTGGCCACGGTGAGCAGCATGCTGCCGGCCGGATCGGTGCCGCAGCTCGCGCCGATCACCACCGGGCTCGGCGAGATCTGGTACTATACGCTCGAATGGGCGCAGCCTCCGGCCGGCATGGACGAGCAGCGGCAGTTGATGGAGCTGTATGAGGCGCAGGAGTACACTATCAAGCCGATGCTGCGTGCCATCCAGGGCGTGGCGGATGTGAACTCCAACGGCGGTCTCGAGCGGCAATTCGTTATCGAGCCCGATCTGCGCCGGTTGGTGGAGGCGGGCGTCACCGCCAGCGAACTGGCTCAGGCCATTGGCGCAAATGTCGAGAACGCCGGCGGCGGGACGATTACCGCGGGTGGCCAGCGTTTCACGCTCCGGACCGAGGCGCGCGTCACTGACGAGGAGATGATCCGCGCGTTACCTGTCAAGTTCGCGGGCGGCGCACGGCCGCTGACGGTGGCCGATCTCGCCACCGTCACGATCGGCTCCGCTCCGCGTGCGGGCGCCGCGACCGCCAACGGCAAGGAAACCGTGCTCGGCACGGTGATGATGCTGGTCGGCCAGAACAGCAGGGAAGTCGCAAGGCGGGTCGACGCGCAATTGCCCAACCTGCGCGCGGCCTTGCCCAAGGGCACGATTCTGCAAGTCCAGTATGATCGCTCCGAACTGGTGGATCGTACGATCGCCACCGTCGAGCGCAATCTCGGCGAAGGGGCGCTGCTGGTCGCTCTGGTGCTGCTGGTCGTGATGGGCAACTGGCGCGCCGCGCTGATCGTCGCAAGCGTCATTCCGCTGGCGTTTCTGATGATGATCACGGGCATGAACAGGTTCGGAATATCGGGCAATCTGATGAGTCTTGGCGCGCTCGATTTCGGCCTCGTCGTCGACGGCGCGATCGTGGTGGTGGAGAATTCCTTGCGTTTGATGAGCGAGGCCGGCGTTGCGAAGGGACGGCGACTGACGGCAGGCGAGCGCCGGGCCATCGTGATCGAAGCCACAAGCAGCGTGGCGCGGCCTGTCTTTTTCGGCATCGCGATCGTCGCGCTCGTCTATGTGCCGGTGCTCAGCCTGGGCGGGGTCGAGGGCAAGCTGTTTCAGCCCATGGCCGAGGCCGTGATGCTGGCGCTGGGTTCCGCCTTGATCGTCACCTTCACGCTGGTGCCGGTGCTTTGCGCCTGGCTGCTGCGCGGTGAAAAGATAAGACCACAGCGCCATTTTCCGGACGGCGACAACGGCGTGGAGTCCGGGGCCGGTCGCGGTTTTGCCGGTTTCGTCGCACGCGGCTATATCCCCTTGCTCGACGTTGCCCTGCGTCATCCGGCGGTCCTGCTGTGCCTGGCGGCCGGCTTGCTGGGCGGGACAGCTATCCTTTTCCAGACGCTCGGCGCTCAGTTCACGCCGCGCCTCGACGAGGGCTCGATCACGGCGATGGTCTACAAGCCTGTCGGCATGTCGCTCGATCGCAGCCTCTCGATCGAGCGGAACACCGAGCAGGAAATCCTGCGCCGCTTCCCGCAGGTGACACATACGTTCTCGCGCATCGGCACTAGCGCGGTCGCGACCGATCCGATGCCGCCGAACGAAAATGATTTGTACATCTTCTACAAGCCGCTCGATCAATGGCCGAAGGATCCCGGCACGCCGCGCGACAAGGCCGAACTGGTCATGGCGATCGAAAAGGCCGCCACCGCGCTGGCACCGGAACAGTCCTTTCTTTTCGCCCAGCCGATCGAGATGCGTTTCAATGAAATGCTGGAGGGCACGCGCGCGGATCTTTCGGTGAAGATTTTTGGAAACGACTATGACGTACTCGAGCAGCTCGCCGCGCAAGCGCGCGATGAGTTGCGAGACCTGCCCGGCACCGCCAATGTTCAATTCGAAACCGCGGACCGCACGCGCAGCCGGGTGGTCGAGATGGACCGCGGGGCCTTGGTCAGGCTCGGTCTCGGCACCGCCGAAGTGAACCGTGCCATCGCCTCGGCCATCGCGGGCGACGAGATCGGCTTCATCAGCGAGGGTGAGCATCGCCACGCCATCGTCGTGCGCCTGCCTGAATCGGCGCGCGCCGACAGCGCCTCGATCATGGCGCTACCGCTGCGCGTGGGCGCGACCGGGCTGGTGCCGCTCGAACGGGTTGCGCGCTTGCAGGAACTGCGCACGGTGGAGCCGATTCTGCACGACAACGCCAAGCGCCGCGCCGCGTTGATGGTCAATCTCAATACCAGCGACGTCGAAGGCTATGTTACGGCGGCGCGGGCTCGGCTGGACTCCAAGCTCAAACTGCCCGAGTCCTACCGCATCGAATTTGGCGGCCAGTTCCGCCAATTGGAAGCGGCACGCGCGCGCCTGATGATCGTCGTGCCCGCCACGCTAGTGATGATTTTCGCACTGGTCTATTCGGCGGTCGGCAGCGTGCGGCAGGCGGCCATCATCTATACCGGCATCCCGTTTGCGATCACCGGCGGCATACTGGCGCTTTGGCTGCACGGCATGCCGTTTTCGATCACCGCCGCGATCGGGTTCATCGCGCTATCGGGCATAGCGATGTTGAATGGCCTAGTGCTGGTTGATCACATCAATGCTCTGCGCAAGACGCTGCCGCTCGCCGATGCCGTGCGGCAGGCCGCGATCGACCGTCTGCGACCGGTTCTATCGACGGCATTGGTCGCGGGCATCGGCTTCATGCCGATGGCGCTCGCGACCGGCGCTGGCGCGGAGGTGCAGCGCCCGCTCGCGACCGTGGTTATCGGCGGCATCATCACCTCGACCGTGCTGACGCTGTTGTTGCTACCGGCGATCTATCGCTGGGCGGAGCGGCGTTCAATTGGCGCTCTTAATTGA
- a CDS encoding DUF3141 domain-containing protein: MAEIMRNPFAYQQDFFERSILFWDTLRQRANNMIAHQRAGMPPLLDFDYETLVDARRFERPVNYALLRITRIGDDCIEDCVDPAKPPVVIVDPRAGQGPGIGGFKRDSEVGMAMHEGYPVYFVSFFPEPCAGQTLADVLHALRRFVKDVVKRHPGKPPVLYGNCQAGWAVTLLSADCEGLVGPAVLNGSPLSYWAGESGVNPMRIAGGLLGGVWSTHLLADLNDGRLDGAWLAFNFENLQPEAVWEKYANLFMHVDTEQERFLEFERWWNGFYFLSREEIVAIVENLFIGNRLEEGKMRICDGCVADLRRIRNPLVIFTSYGDNISPPHQALGWIPVVYKDTGDLKAAGQRIVYLTNPHVGHLGIFVSAKVARFEHRAILESLGEIETLDPGLYEMKINNPTGNPDCHKPEYSVRFEERRVEDLRFETPRAAFEQVRHLSEVNEQFYKTMISPFVRMASNPWTATALEWLHPMRASRYLLSESFSPWMHGVASLARLIEPRRQPLLEGDADLRREREAIGRVSESIEDGRKQRDAVEEQIFRMLYDGAKSARPAVLPAAGASQ; this comes from the coding sequence ATGGCAGAGATCATGCGTAATCCCTTTGCCTATCAACAGGATTTCTTCGAGCGGTCTATTTTATTCTGGGATACGCTGCGCCAGCGCGCCAACAACATGATCGCGCATCAGCGTGCTGGCATGCCGCCGCTTCTCGACTTCGACTATGAGACGCTGGTCGATGCCCGCCGTTTCGAACGACCCGTCAATTACGCCCTCCTGCGGATCACCCGGATCGGCGACGATTGCATTGAAGATTGCGTCGATCCAGCGAAGCCGCCTGTTGTCATCGTTGACCCTCGAGCAGGGCAGGGGCCGGGCATCGGCGGCTTCAAGCGCGATTCCGAGGTTGGGATGGCCATGCACGAGGGCTATCCGGTCTATTTCGTTTCCTTTTTCCCTGAACCCTGCGCAGGCCAGACCCTGGCCGACGTGCTGCATGCGCTCAGACGTTTCGTCAAAGACGTGGTCAAGCGCCATCCCGGCAAGCCTCCGGTGCTCTATGGCAACTGTCAGGCCGGCTGGGCGGTCACCTTGCTCTCAGCGGACTGCGAAGGTTTGGTCGGGCCAGCCGTGCTCAACGGCTCTCCACTCTCCTATTGGGCGGGTGAATCCGGGGTGAATCCCATGCGGATCGCTGGCGGGCTGCTCGGCGGTGTCTGGTCCACCCATCTTCTCGCCGATCTCAACGACGGCCGTTTGGACGGCGCGTGGCTCGCCTTCAATTTCGAGAATCTTCAGCCCGAAGCCGTCTGGGAGAAATACGCTAACCTGTTCATGCATGTCGACACGGAACAGGAGCGCTTCCTTGAGTTTGAGCGGTGGTGGAATGGCTTCTACTTCCTCAGCCGGGAAGAGATCGTCGCCATCGTCGAGAACCTATTCATCGGCAATCGCCTTGAGGAGGGCAAGATGCGGATCTGCGATGGCTGCGTCGCCGACCTTCGGCGCATTCGCAATCCGCTGGTGATCTTCACTTCCTATGGCGACAACATCAGCCCACCACACCAAGCGCTCGGCTGGATCCCGGTCGTGTACAAGGATACAGGCGATCTCAAGGCCGCCGGCCAGCGCATCGTCTATCTGACGAACCCGCATGTTGGCCATCTCGGCATTTTCGTGTCGGCCAAGGTCGCGCGCTTCGAACATCGCGCGATACTCGAAAGCCTCGGTGAGATCGAGACCCTCGATCCCGGTCTCTACGAGATGAAGATCAACAATCCGACCGGCAATCCCGATTGCCATAAGCCGGAATATTCGGTCCGTTTCGAGGAGCGGCGCGTTGAAGATCTGCGGTTCGAGACACCGCGGGCGGCATTCGAGCAGGTTCGCCATTTGTCGGAGGTGAACGAGCAATTCTATAAAACGATGATCAGTCCGTTCGTGCGCATGGCCTCCAATCCCTGGACGGCGACCGCGCTCGAGTGGTTGCACCCTATGCGCGCGAGCCGCTACCTGCTTTCGGAATCCTTCAGTCCTTGGATGCACGGCGTCGCCTCGCTCGCGCGTCTGATTGAGCCACGCCGCCAGCCGCTGCTGGAGGGCGATGCCGATCTTCGTCGCGAACGGGAAGCGATCGGGCGAGTTTCCGAATCGATCGAAGACGGGCGCAAGCAGCGCGATGCGGTGGAGGAGCAGATATTTCGAATGCTTTACGATGGTGCCAAGTCAGCACGGCCGGCAGTGCTACCAGCCGCTGGTGCATCGCAATGA